The SAR324 cluster bacterium genome contains the following window.
GCTTGAAACAGCCTAGCTGAGATAATGGAAGTTTGACCATCTTCGTTTATAAGAAGCAACAGCTTTGGGATTTAATTCCATCCCAGCCTTTGAGGCTAACTGACATGCCCCACTGATAGAGATTTTCGGCATTGTTTTGAATATCTCCATTAGTAAACCTACGTCCGCTGCGGAAAGAGCTTGATATGGAAGCGGAGGAATCAATTCCTCCACTTCCAAATGTAATTGGTAAGCTCTTGCAATCTCCTCCCAAGATTCTCCCTCTTCTCTTAAAGTCTGTATCTCCTTTTTTTCAGTAGCGGTCAGTTCTGACCAGCTTTTGTGCCATAGAATTCCCTCTTCTTTTGCCCAACGCTTGAGGACTTTTAAACCGACGTCGAAGTGTTCAGAAATTTTCTCTGGCAATTCACCACTCATCAGTTTTTGAAGAATTAGGCCTCTGTCTGTTTCAGACTTCTTTTTACGATGAACTTTGTGTTTCGAAGGTACATTTTTTTTACGAAGAAGATTCTCAATTTCCTTCAGTTCAGCTGCAGAAATTGTGAATTTACGTGCTAATTCTTCATGAGAAACACCTTTGTCCAACTCAATCGCAATTTCAATGCGTTGTAGTTCGTCCAAAGGCATTTCAGTCCTTGGTAGATGATATGAGCTGATTAATACTTCGAAGTGGGAATGGAGTGGAAATCTTTTTTGGAATTGATATCACCTGGAAACAATTTTTCTACTCTTTCCAGTTGAAGGGAACTTCTTGTCTCATTCGCACGATGGTGCTTTGTTGCGGGGCCTCGTTAACAAAATAATTACCTCCACGTTGCAGTTGCTGTGTTTGAGGTACTTCGTAATTGCCTGAGGGAATTGGATATCTTTCGCTAGTCAGGGCATCACACCCTGTAAGGCTGAAACCAAAAAAGATTGTTATGGCACCCAGTAAGTTTTTACTTTTCATTCAATATCCCTATTTCTTAGTCTAAAACTCAGAGTTTGTTTTAAAAACTTTTTTGACAACAATATTCAAAACGACAGAAAAGATTCCTAAGAATAATTAAGCAATTCAAGGGCCTGTCCATGCAAATCAAGATTCGCAGTTGCTAACGCAGTGCCGTCCCAGCCCATTCGAATTGGATCGCCAGACCAGTCTGTCACAATACCTCCAGCCTCCTGAATAATTACTACCAACGCAGCAATATCGTAAAATTGCAGAGAGGCTTCCGCTACAAGCTCAACCCAACCACAAGCCAGAGATCCATAATTAAAGCAATCCCCACCATATCTTTCAACACGTACAGATTTCGCTAAATTCTGAAATTGATTCAATTCCTGAGTTGAAAAAATCGCTGGGGATGTACATACCAATCTTGATTCCTCAATCTTCTGAGTTGAGGAAGTGGTGCAACGCTTACCCTGATAATAAGAGCCTCCTTGGAGGGTTGCCCACCAGCGCTCCTGGGACATTGGCAAATCCATCAAACCTAGTAGAAATTCATCCTCAGTAACTAAGCTCAACAAAGTACCAAACAACGGATTCCCTGTAATGAAACTTCGTGTTCCATCAATCGGATCGATCACCCATTGATATTCAGAAATCAAATTCTCATCAGCTTCCTCCTCTCCAATTATGCCATGGTCTGGGAATTCTGAACGAATTCTTTCACGAATCAGTGCTTCAATCTGTTTATCAGCGATTGTCACTGGTGAAGAA
Protein-coding sequences here:
- a CDS encoding inositol monophosphatase family protein — protein: MDPKWIEASQNWLDEVRLHARKYFRSDLQVTDKEDSSPVTIADKQIEALIRERIRSEFPDHGIIGEEEADENLISEYQWVIDPIDGTRSFITGNPLFGTLLSLVTEDEFLLGLMDLPMSQERWWATLQGGSYYQGKRCTTSSTQKIEESRLVCTSPAIFSTQELNQFQNLAKSVRVERYGGDCFNYGSLACGWVELVAEASLQFYDIAALVVIIQEAGGIVTDWSGDPIRMGWDGTALATANLDLHGQALELLNYS